From Glycine max cultivar Williams 82 chromosome 11, Glycine_max_v4.0, whole genome shotgun sequence, the proteins below share one genomic window:
- the PGN gene encoding polygalacturonase isoform 1 (isoform 1 is encoded by transcript variant 1) — protein MELKGTIIAPNKIEAWKLPKSTRMAWIRFRHISGLVIRGGGWGLIDGQGSPWWNSYFNTEIKRPTALHFRECDYLFLSGLTHINSPKNHISINRCNNSLISKIHMIAPDESPNTDGIDISQSSNIVIKNSKMETGDDCIAINHGSTFISIIGVFCGPGHGISIGSLGKNGAHQTVEEIYVRNCTFNRTTNGARIKTWIGGQGYARKITFKDIILMEATNPVIIDQQYNPYDNVGGVRVSDVSYHNVRGTSSSMHAIKLHCDKSVGCTNIELKGINITTITGKKTYASCKNVKGVCSFCNPHVSCLSHKGSN, from the exons atggag CTCAAGGGAACCATCATTGCCCCAAACAAGATTGAGGCTTGGAAATTGCCAAAAAGTACAAGGATGGCATGGATTCGTTTTAGGCACATAAGTGGTCTTGTTATCCGTGGAGGGGGATGGGGACTAATTGATGGTCAAGGTTCTCCATGGTGGAATTCTTATTTCAATACCGAAATTAAGAGGCCAACT GCTTTACATTTTCGTGAATGTGACTATCTATTCCTTAGTGGATTGACTCACATTAACAGTCCCAAAAATCATATAAGCATAAATAGATGCAACAACTCACTCATCTCCAAAATTCATATGATTGCCCCAGACGAAAGCCCAAACACTGATGGGATTGATATCTCACAGTCATCCAACATTGTCATAAAGAATTCTAAGATGGAAACTG gTGATGATTGCATTGCCATTAACCATGGATCCACCTTCATCAGCATAATTGGTGTCTTTTGTGGACCAGGCCATGGCATCAG TATTGGGAGCTTAGGAAAAAATGGAGCCCATCAAACAGTGGAAGAAATATATGTACGAAATTGCACCTTCAATAGAACAACAAATGGAGCTAGAATCAAAACATGGATA GGAGGTCAAGGGTATGCAAGGAAGATCACTTTTAAGGATATTATACTTATGGAAGCTACAAATCCTGTGATTATTGATCAACAATACAACCCATATGACAATGTAGGTGGAGTGAGAGTGAGTGATGTTAGTTACCACAATGTGAGGGGAACCTCAAGTTCCATGCATGCAATCAAACTGCATTGTGACAAAAGCGTAGGTTGCACCAACATTGAATTGAAAGGGATTAACATAACTACCATTACTGGAAAGAAAACTTATGCATCATGCAAAAATGTAAAAGGGGTGTGCTCTTTTTGTAATCCACATGTGTCATGTCTTTCTCATAAAGGATCAAATTAG